The following are encoded in a window of Salinibacter ruber DSM 13855 genomic DNA:
- a CDS encoding malic enzyme-like NAD(P)-binding protein encodes MEETEEYLPSASNSITVRVVISNRPGMLAKVTSVIGEHGGNIGAIDIVRAEKDELTRDITINTRSDDHAESIVQALRDLDGVEVVNISDRTFLLHLGGKVEVESKSPLRTRDQLSMAYTPGVARVCEAIHETPEDTHRLTIKSNTVAVVSDGTAVLGLGDIGSGAALPVMEGKAQLLKEFANVNGFPICLDTTDVDEIVNTVRRIAPVFGGINLEDIAAPRCFAVEERLKDELDIPVFHDDQHGTAVVTAAALLNALKIVEKDLDEIKVVTVGIGAAGTAVTEMFMEMGVENIVGVDSHGPVTPERDDLNDAKRQYAEMTDPSVTGDTLSAVMEGADVFIGLSVPDILDVEDLNRMARDPIVFAMANPRPEIMPEVAYPHVAVMATGRSDYPNQINNVLCFPGLFKGALDCRAKGITSEMKIAAAEAIANAIDDQSLTPDYIIPSVFDENVVAQVSSAVSQTAQKQGLARKRT; translated from the coding sequence ATGGAAGAGACCGAAGAGTACCTGCCAAGTGCCAGCAACTCCATCACCGTCCGGGTGGTCATTTCCAACCGCCCCGGCATGCTTGCAAAAGTGACGTCCGTGATTGGGGAGCACGGCGGCAACATCGGGGCCATCGACATTGTCCGGGCCGAGAAGGACGAGCTGACCCGCGACATTACCATCAACACCCGGAGCGACGACCACGCCGAATCGATCGTTCAGGCGCTGCGCGACCTCGACGGCGTCGAGGTGGTCAACATCTCGGACCGCACCTTCCTGTTGCACCTTGGAGGGAAGGTGGAAGTGGAGAGCAAGTCCCCGCTCCGCACGCGCGATCAGCTCTCGATGGCGTACACGCCCGGGGTGGCCCGCGTGTGTGAGGCGATCCACGAGACGCCCGAGGACACGCACCGACTCACGATCAAGAGCAACACGGTTGCGGTCGTCTCTGACGGCACGGCCGTCCTGGGACTGGGCGACATTGGGTCGGGCGCCGCGCTTCCGGTGATGGAGGGCAAGGCGCAGCTCCTCAAGGAGTTTGCGAACGTAAACGGATTTCCCATCTGCCTCGACACGACCGACGTCGACGAGATCGTCAACACGGTCCGCCGTATCGCGCCGGTCTTCGGGGGGATCAACCTGGAGGACATTGCGGCCCCGCGCTGCTTTGCCGTGGAGGAGCGCCTCAAGGACGAGCTCGACATCCCGGTCTTTCACGACGACCAACACGGCACGGCGGTCGTGACGGCCGCCGCCCTCCTCAACGCACTGAAGATTGTGGAGAAGGACCTCGACGAGATCAAGGTCGTGACGGTCGGCATTGGGGCGGCGGGCACCGCGGTGACGGAGATGTTCATGGAGATGGGGGTTGAGAACATCGTCGGGGTGGACAGCCACGGGCCGGTGACCCCGGAACGCGATGACCTGAACGACGCAAAGCGGCAGTACGCGGAGATGACGGACCCGTCCGTGACCGGGGATACGCTGTCGGCGGTCATGGAGGGCGCCGATGTGTTCATCGGGTTGAGCGTTCCGGACATCCTCGACGTGGAGGACCTGAACCGCATGGCTCGCGACCCCATCGTCTTCGCGATGGCCAATCCCCGTCCGGAGATCATGCCGGAGGTGGCCTACCCACACGTGGCCGTAATGGCCACCGGCCGGAGCGACTACCCGAACCAGATTAACAACGTGCTGTGCTTCCCGGGCCTCTTTAAGGGGGCGCTCGACTGCCGCGCGAAGGGCATTACCAGTGAAATGAAAATTGCGGCGGCCGAGGCGATTGCCAATGCAATCGATGATCAGAGCCTGACGCCGGACTACATCATTCCCAGTGTGTTTGACGAGAACGTGGTGGCTCAGGTGTCAAGCGCCGTGTCCCAGACGGCCCAGAAGCAGGGGCTGGCCCGGAAGCGTACATAG
- the rpsA gene encoding 30S ribosomal protein S1: MAEQEQVASKDDTQDTADAQPAPAEAEEAAEAEAPPADAADSGDDVEAADPEAPSTPDAGGEDVDEPAAEEPAPAEDAPADAADESGDGAPADPPPEPGFVSRILEEAVEEASQDLPMPSGDEASVDVSEFDEPTETVSPDELERTEEAQGFTGETYGETVSLDELETEEQAPADTSVYDQFRDVVDETSIDVREQDIVEGRVLRVNEDYVVIDIGYKSDGIVSRDEFGEEEIHPGDTVEVYLERKEDRDGQLVLSKEQADKVRRWQRVEEIYENEEVIEGTIIRRIKGGMIVELFDGMEAFLPGSQIDVRPVRDFESYLETRMEFKIVKLNPENENIVVSHRELIEHELEEQRQEILEQLEVGQVLEGTVKNIVDFGVFIDLGGVDGLLHITDLSWGRVSHPSEVVELDQELEVVVLDYEEERQRISLGLKQLRDHPWDQIGNKYDEGDVVEGKVVSITNYGAFVEIEKGIEGLVHISEMSWTRHIEHPSQMVSLGQVVDVKILNIDQEERKISLGMKQLEPDPWEGISDRYPAGTVLTGTVRNITNFGVFVEIEPGIDGLVHVSDLSWTKKIRHPGDMVDEEQELDVVILNIDEERRRISLGHKQVKTNPWDQFADAYEEGNDTTGEVVRVEDKGLVVQLPLDVEAFVPGSELKNGPKAFKNHYHEGDELELQVIRFDKDQKDIVLSETAKEEAERQEEQDEQERESRREEREREEAVRDFKDEPEPEPDEPTTGPTTLGELSGLADLRREMEEEEAEEETAAEDDDAEADDAQAETPDEEEAASEGEAGDEPDAEAPSEDDDASTFDETAGFPENFPRVSRLENAGVTSLADAREVDDLTDLDGIGSAYAEEISDALDEFDETGSVSS, translated from the coding sequence ATGGCAGAACAAGAACAAGTAGCTTCCAAGGACGACACTCAAGATACTGCTGACGCTCAGCCCGCTCCCGCCGAGGCAGAGGAGGCGGCCGAGGCCGAAGCGCCGCCCGCCGACGCTGCGGATTCGGGGGACGACGTGGAGGCCGCGGACCCCGAGGCCCCGTCGACCCCGGACGCGGGGGGCGAAGACGTCGACGAGCCCGCCGCCGAAGAGCCGGCGCCCGCCGAGGACGCCCCGGCGGATGCTGCGGACGAGAGCGGCGACGGGGCCCCTGCGGATCCCCCGCCGGAGCCCGGCTTCGTGAGCCGCATTCTCGAGGAGGCCGTCGAGGAAGCTTCCCAGGACCTCCCGATGCCGTCGGGCGACGAGGCTTCGGTCGACGTGTCCGAGTTTGATGAGCCAACGGAGACCGTCTCGCCCGACGAGCTCGAACGGACGGAAGAGGCACAGGGCTTCACGGGCGAGACCTATGGAGAGACGGTTTCGCTCGACGAGCTGGAGACCGAGGAGCAGGCCCCGGCCGACACCTCGGTGTACGACCAGTTCCGCGATGTCGTCGACGAGACCTCCATCGATGTCCGCGAACAGGACATCGTGGAAGGCCGCGTGCTTCGGGTCAACGAAGACTACGTGGTGATCGACATCGGCTACAAGAGCGACGGGATTGTCTCCCGGGACGAGTTCGGGGAGGAGGAGATCCACCCCGGAGACACCGTGGAGGTGTACCTGGAGCGGAAGGAAGACCGCGACGGGCAGCTCGTGCTCTCGAAGGAGCAGGCCGACAAGGTCCGACGCTGGCAGCGTGTCGAAGAGATCTACGAGAACGAGGAGGTCATCGAAGGCACGATCATCCGCCGCATCAAGGGCGGTATGATCGTGGAGCTCTTCGACGGAATGGAGGCCTTCCTGCCCGGCTCGCAGATCGACGTCCGCCCGGTTCGGGACTTCGAGTCCTACCTGGAGACGCGGATGGAATTCAAGATCGTCAAGCTCAACCCCGAGAACGAGAACATCGTCGTCTCGCACCGCGAGCTCATCGAGCACGAGCTCGAGGAGCAGCGACAAGAAATTCTTGAGCAGCTCGAGGTTGGTCAGGTGCTTGAGGGCACCGTCAAGAACATCGTCGACTTTGGGGTCTTCATCGACCTGGGGGGCGTCGACGGGCTTCTGCACATTACGGATCTGTCCTGGGGCCGCGTCTCGCACCCGAGCGAGGTCGTGGAGCTCGACCAGGAGCTCGAAGTTGTGGTCCTCGACTACGAGGAGGAGCGCCAGCGCATTTCCCTCGGCCTGAAGCAGCTTCGGGACCATCCCTGGGATCAGATCGGCAACAAGTACGACGAGGGCGACGTGGTGGAGGGGAAGGTCGTCTCGATCACGAACTACGGGGCCTTCGTCGAAATTGAGAAGGGCATCGAGGGGCTCGTCCACATCAGTGAGATGTCGTGGACGCGCCACATCGAGCACCCCAGTCAAATGGTGTCGCTCGGCCAGGTGGTCGATGTCAAGATTCTCAACATCGATCAGGAGGAGCGGAAGATCTCGCTCGGGATGAAGCAGCTGGAGCCCGATCCCTGGGAAGGCATCAGCGACCGCTACCCGGCGGGCACGGTGCTTACCGGCACGGTGCGCAACATCACCAACTTCGGCGTCTTCGTCGAGATCGAGCCCGGCATCGACGGGCTGGTGCACGTCTCGGACCTCTCCTGGACCAAGAAGATTCGCCACCCGGGCGACATGGTCGATGAGGAACAGGAGCTCGATGTCGTGATCCTCAATATCGACGAGGAGCGGCGTCGGATCTCGCTGGGCCACAAGCAGGTGAAGACCAACCCGTGGGACCAGTTTGCCGACGCCTACGAGGAGGGCAACGACACAACCGGCGAGGTCGTCCGCGTGGAGGACAAGGGCCTCGTCGTCCAGTTGCCGCTGGACGTGGAGGCCTTTGTCCCGGGCAGTGAGCTGAAGAACGGCCCGAAGGCCTTCAAAAACCACTACCACGAAGGCGACGAGCTCGAACTGCAGGTCATTCGGTTCGACAAGGACCAGAAGGACATCGTCCTCAGCGAGACGGCCAAGGAAGAGGCCGAACGCCAAGAGGAGCAGGACGAACAAGAGCGCGAGTCCCGCCGAGAAGAGCGCGAGCGGGAAGAGGCCGTGCGCGACTTCAAGGACGAGCCGGAGCCCGAGCCGGACGAGCCGACGACCGGACCCACCACGCTCGGTGAGCTTTCCGGCCTGGCTGACCTGCGCCGTGAGATGGAGGAAGAGGAGGCCGAGGAAGAGACTGCCGCGGAGGACGACGACGCCGAAGCCGACGATGCTCAGGCCGAAACCCCCGACGAGGAGGAGGCTGCGTCTGAGGGCGAGGCGGGCGACGAGCCCGACGCCGAGGCGCCGTCGGAGGACGACGATGCGTCCACCTTCGACGAAACGGCCGGCTTTCCGGAGAACTTCCCACGCGTCTCGCGACTTGAGAATGCGGGCGTGACCTCCCTTGCGGATGCCCGTGAGGTGGACGACCTCACCGACCTCGACGGCATTGGGTCTGCCTACGCGGAGGAGATCTCCGACGCCCTCGATGAGTTCGACGAGACGGGCTCTGTAAGCAGCTAG
- the cmk gene encoding (d)CMP kinase produces the protein MIVTIDGPAGSGKSTTAQRAAARLEYVYLDTGAMYRAVALGFLRAEAPATRSGAEAVLPSLTVDVEYRGDTMQVFLGDDAVTDRIRSAEVGRVVSDISTLAPVREYMVEQQRRIGRAQADRHGGVVLDGRDTGTVVFPKAPVKIFMVADIDERARRRLQEYEAAGEEVTFEEVRAEIEQRDQQDRTRDIAPLRRADDAIVFDTTDCTIAEQVDFVVDRVKAQDGRGT, from the coding sequence GTGATTGTCACCATTGACGGTCCTGCCGGCTCCGGCAAGAGCACCACGGCCCAACGCGCCGCCGCCCGGCTCGAATACGTATATCTGGACACGGGGGCCATGTACCGGGCCGTGGCCCTCGGCTTTCTGCGGGCCGAGGCGCCCGCCACCCGCTCGGGGGCGGAGGCCGTGCTCCCGTCCCTGACGGTCGACGTGGAGTACCGGGGCGACACGATGCAGGTCTTCCTCGGCGACGACGCCGTGACCGACCGCATCCGAAGCGCGGAAGTGGGACGCGTCGTGAGCGACATCTCGACCCTGGCGCCGGTTCGTGAGTACATGGTGGAGCAGCAGCGTCGGATTGGGCGCGCCCAGGCCGACCGACACGGCGGCGTGGTGCTGGACGGACGCGACACCGGCACGGTCGTCTTCCCGAAGGCCCCGGTCAAGATTTTCATGGTGGCCGACATCGACGAGCGGGCCCGGCGCCGGCTTCAGGAATACGAGGCAGCAGGGGAGGAGGTGACCTTCGAAGAGGTCCGCGCCGAGATCGAACAGCGGGACCAGCAGGACCGGACCCGGGACATCGCCCCCCTTCGGCGTGCCGACGACGCCATCGTCTTCGACACGACCGACTGTACCATTGCGGAGCAGGTTGACTTTGTCGTAGATCGCGTTAAAGCTCAGGACGGCCGTGGAACGTAG
- a CDS encoding LEA type 2 family protein, translating into MPCVLGLLLLAATGCTAFREVANLRKVQFSIDRVAQPRLAGVDLARVQSYDDLRSTDVLRLGSALSNGSLPLSVTLHLDAENPSPNSVDARLTQMDWTLLLEDKETVSGRFEREVVLPPGEPTDVPVDVEVDLVRFFDDNLQGLVDLAAAIDGDAPPQTLKLRVQPTVDTRLGPLQYPSPITVVSRRVGDGAQTP; encoded by the coding sequence TTGCCGTGTGTTCTCGGCCTTCTCCTCCTGGCCGCCACCGGGTGTACGGCGTTCCGGGAGGTCGCCAACCTGCGCAAGGTCCAGTTTTCGATCGATCGGGTGGCGCAGCCCCGCCTGGCAGGGGTGGACCTGGCGAGGGTGCAGTCCTACGATGATCTCCGGTCGACCGACGTGCTTCGGCTTGGCTCGGCCCTCTCCAACGGGTCCCTTCCCTTGTCCGTCACCCTCCACCTGGATGCCGAGAACCCGTCGCCGAACAGTGTCGATGCGCGGCTCACTCAGATGGACTGGACCCTCCTGCTTGAAGACAAGGAGACAGTGTCGGGTCGGTTTGAGCGGGAGGTGGTTCTGCCGCCCGGGGAGCCCACGGACGTGCCGGTCGACGTGGAGGTCGACCTCGTCCGGTTTTTTGACGACAACCTACAGGGCCTCGTGGACCTGGCCGCGGCCATCGACGGCGACGCGCCCCCGCAAACCCTCAAACTGCGCGTGCAGCCGACCGTGGACACGAGGCTCGGGCCGCTCCAATACCCGTCCCCCATCACGGTCGTGAGCAGGCGCGTGGGGGACGGCGCCCAGACGCCCTAG
- a CDS encoding TrmH family RNA methyltransferase, translating into MRKLSWDEIERPAPEEIPTLPKHPVRLVVHNVRSIHNVGSMFRTSDAARIEHIHLTGFTGTPEHKDLHKTALGAQDAVEWSQHDEPRPLLRDLKDAGYTIAALEQTDHTQRPDAAPADAFPIALVVGNEVRGIEPDVLDAVDLALEIPQYGAKISLNVGVAYGIAVYDLIRRSRTLLGPPGDEDRME; encoded by the coding sequence ATGCGCAAGCTTAGTTGGGATGAAATTGAGCGGCCGGCTCCCGAAGAGATCCCAACACTGCCAAAGCACCCCGTGCGGCTCGTCGTGCACAACGTGCGCTCGATCCACAACGTCGGATCGATGTTTCGCACGTCCGACGCGGCCCGCATCGAGCACATTCACCTCACCGGCTTTACCGGCACCCCGGAGCACAAAGACCTTCACAAAACCGCCCTCGGCGCACAGGACGCCGTGGAGTGGAGCCAGCACGACGAGCCACGCCCCCTTCTCCGTGACCTGAAAGACGCCGGGTACACGATCGCGGCCCTTGAGCAGACAGACCACACGCAGCGTCCCGACGCGGCCCCGGCCGATGCCTTTCCGATCGCGCTCGTGGTGGGCAACGAGGTGCGGGGAATCGAGCCGGATGTGCTAGACGCGGTCGACCTCGCCCTCGAAATTCCTCAGTATGGCGCCAAGATTTCGCTGAACGTGGGCGTCGCCTACGGCATCGCGGTCTACGACCTGATCCGTCGCTCGCGGACCCTCCTCGGACCGCCTGGAGACGAAGATCGTATGGAGTAG
- a CDS encoding methylmalonyl-CoA mutase family protein, whose protein sequence is MSESEAFPPLFDEFDAVAPAEWHEHVRSDLGGTSPEAFLRWSSLEGMSLPAYLAPEALREALHTDPEGGHPPLAHSGDGPANTWTVCQPIGHPDPEVAGEHARAAVGGGADALQLAPPFLHAGAPDTAPRSADNLAPILDGIDLADTPLHLGGGSAAPPLYALLREHLSGTPADPSAPKGSLLFDPVAAVASGADPAQAFSLADDLAADAAELPHFRTVTVDTGPYHDAGASAVQELAGALGALAERLARSTERGLPLPALLDNLQVRVPVSTSYFVEMAKLRALRLLVPQVVDAFASETGASLSVAPADVFVHATTSRRVETIYDPYVNMLRATTEAMAAALGGCDALTIRPYDGAVRPPDEFGLRIARNTQLILRHEAHFDQVADPAAGSYYIETLTDRLAQRAWAQFQDLEAEGGIVQALRTGTLQTQIAETRTERRRALDERDQVLVGTTHYPALDERRRDDLVVRRASSANGDSPASLDASSTDALRTALRDGHAPQDVASALQSDSSGIDPLPQIRLAEELEAIRLRTEAHAESHDGPPQVLLAPLGPPAVRSARSNFCRNFLGVAGFAITEPLKFESVDAVADAAVEKDADTVVLCSSNDSYADLAPALAAALADRDREALLGIAGAPDDIDVDNAADFFVHQGSPLKETLEMLQDRLGIDVMSDP, encoded by the coding sequence ATGTCCGAATCGGAAGCGTTTCCACCGCTCTTCGACGAGTTCGACGCGGTCGCTCCTGCGGAGTGGCACGAGCACGTGCGATCGGACCTCGGCGGCACGTCCCCGGAGGCGTTTCTGAGATGGTCGTCCCTCGAAGGGATGTCGCTCCCGGCGTACCTCGCCCCCGAGGCCCTGCGGGAGGCCCTACACACCGACCCGGAAGGGGGCCATCCGCCGCTGGCCCACTCCGGGGACGGGCCGGCCAACACGTGGACCGTGTGCCAACCCATCGGACACCCCGACCCCGAGGTGGCGGGAGAGCACGCCCGGGCTGCCGTCGGCGGGGGGGCCGATGCCCTTCAACTTGCCCCCCCGTTCCTGCACGCCGGTGCCCCTGACACCGCGCCCCGCTCTGCGGACAATCTCGCTCCGATCCTCGACGGGATCGATCTGGCAGACACCCCCCTGCACCTCGGCGGGGGCTCGGCCGCCCCTCCGCTGTACGCACTGCTCCGTGAACACCTCTCGGGCACGCCGGCCGATCCCAGTGCCCCCAAGGGATCGCTTCTGTTTGATCCCGTGGCGGCGGTGGCGTCGGGCGCCGACCCGGCCCAGGCGTTCTCGCTCGCCGACGACCTTGCGGCGGACGCTGCAGAACTGCCGCACTTCCGCACGGTGACCGTCGATACCGGTCCGTACCACGACGCGGGGGCGTCGGCCGTTCAGGAATTGGCCGGCGCGCTCGGGGCCCTCGCCGAACGCCTCGCCCGAAGCACGGAACGAGGCCTCCCGCTTCCCGCCCTCCTCGACAACCTACAGGTCCGCGTGCCCGTCTCGACCTCCTACTTCGTCGAGATGGCCAAGCTCCGCGCCCTCCGCCTTCTCGTGCCCCAGGTCGTCGACGCATTCGCTTCTGAGACTGGGGCGTCCCTCAGCGTGGCCCCCGCCGACGTTTTTGTCCACGCCACGACCTCTCGGCGTGTGGAGACGATCTACGACCCGTACGTGAACATGCTTCGGGCCACCACCGAGGCCATGGCCGCGGCGCTCGGGGGCTGCGATGCACTCACTATCCGGCCCTACGACGGCGCCGTGAGGCCCCCCGATGAGTTCGGCCTCCGCATTGCCCGCAACACACAACTCATCCTGCGCCACGAGGCGCATTTCGACCAGGTGGCCGATCCGGCCGCCGGGTCGTACTACATCGAGACCCTGACCGACCGGCTCGCCCAACGGGCCTGGGCTCAGTTTCAGGACCTCGAGGCGGAGGGGGGGATTGTACAGGCCCTTCGCACCGGCACCCTGCAGACACAAATTGCCGAGACGCGGACGGAACGGCGACGGGCCCTCGACGAGCGGGACCAGGTGCTCGTGGGCACCACGCACTATCCCGCCCTCGATGAACGGCGGCGGGACGACCTCGTGGTACGCCGTGCCTCGTCGGCGAACGGAGACTCCCCCGCCTCCCTCGACGCCTCGTCCACCGATGCGCTCCGAACGGCCCTCCGCGACGGCCACGCGCCCCAGGACGTGGCCTCGGCCCTCCAGTCGGACTCGTCCGGAATCGACCCGTTGCCCCAGATCCGGCTTGCCGAGGAGCTCGAAGCCATCCGCCTCCGGACCGAGGCGCACGCCGAGTCCCACGACGGGCCGCCGCAGGTCTTGCTCGCCCCACTCGGCCCGCCCGCCGTCCGCAGCGCCCGTTCGAACTTCTGTCGCAACTTCCTCGGCGTGGCAGGGTTTGCGATTACGGAGCCCTTGAAGTTCGAGTCCGTCGACGCGGTGGCCGACGCCGCAGTCGAGAAGGACGCCGACACCGTGGTCCTCTGCAGCTCGAACGACAGCTACGCCGACCTGGCCCCTGCTCTCGCCGCGGCGCTTGCCGACCGCGACCGGGAGGCCCTCCTCGGGATCGCCGGTGCGCCCGACGACATCGACGTTGACAACGCCGCTGATTTCTTCGTCCACCAGGGCAGCCCCCTGAAAGAAACGCTCGAAATGCTCCAGGACCGCCTTGGCATCGATGTGATGAGTGATCCGTGA